Part of the Streptomyces sp. f51 genome is shown below.
CGGCTGATCGCGGCCGGCGGCCACGACGTGGAGTGGCTGACCGAGGAGCAGCTCGCCGCCGCTCCGGCGCGGGTGCCGCTCGCCGACTACCGTGCCTGGTTCGACACCCTCGACCCGGCGTTGCGCGAGGGCATGCTGGAGGCCTGGGGCGAGCCGCCGGGCTCGCTCTACGTCGACGGCGACGACATCGTGCTCGCCTGCCTGGAGTTCGGGAACGTCGTCGTGATGATCCAGCCGCCGCGCGGCTTCGGCGAGAACCCGATCGCGATCTACCACGACCCCGACATGCCGCCGTCGCACCACTACATGGCCGCCTACCGCTGGCTGGAGAACAGTTTCGGCGCGGACGCGGTCGTGCACATGGGCAAGCACGGCACCATGGAATGGCTGCCGGGCAAGGGGCTCGGGCTCAGCGGCGGCTGCGCGCCCGACGCCGTCCTCGGCGAACTCCCGCTGATCTACCCGTTCATCGTCAACGACCCCGGCGAGGGCACGCAGGCCAAGCGGCGCGGGCACGCCACCGTGGTGGACCACCTCGTGCCGCCGATGGCCCGCGCCGACACCTACGGCGACCTCGCCAAGCTGGAGCAGCTCCTCGACGAGTACGCGCTGGTCTCCGACCTGGACCCGACGAAGGCCCCGGCGGTGCGCGCGCAGATCTGGACCCTGGTCAAGGCGGCCGAGCTGCATCACGACCTGCATGTCGACGAGCAGCCGGACGACGGCGACTTCGACGAGTTCGTCATGCACATCGACGGCTATCTGTGCGAGATCAAGGACGTGCAGATCCGTGACGGCCTGCACATCCTGGGCGGCGGGCCGGAGGCCGAACCGCGGGTGAACCTGGTGCTCGCGGTGCTGCGCGCCTCGCAGGTGTGGGGCGGGGCGGCCAACGCGCTGCCCGGTCTGCGCGCCGCGCTCGCGGAGCATTTCGGCCTGGTGGAGAAGGAGTTGCTCGCCGAGCCGGGCGCCCCGGTCAAGGCGCCCGTCGAGCTGACGGACCTCGTGGAGGGCCCGGCCCGTTCGGCGGCCGACGCGATCGACCTGCTGGAGCAGCTGTGCCGCCGGGCGGCGCTCGGCATGGAGGAGCGCGGCTGGGACACGGCGGCCGTCCCGGCGCTCGTCCGGGAGGTCCTCGGTACCGAACTCCCGGACGCCGTCGCGGTCCTGGAGTTCGCCTGCCGCGAGGTCGTGCCGCGGCTCGCGCGGACGACGGACGAGATCGGGCACATCCTCAAGGCCCTGGACGGCGGTTACGTCCCGGCGGGCCCCTCGGGTTCACCGACCCGCGGGCTGGTCAACGTCCTGCCGACCGGCCGCAACTTCTACTCGGTCGACCCCAAGGCCATTCCCTCCCGGCTCAGTTGGGAGGTCGGGCAGTCCCTCGCGGACTCGCTCGTGCAGCGCTACCTCCAGGACACCGGCGACTATCCGACGTCCGTCGGGCTGACGGTGTGGGGCACCTCGGCCATGCGCACCCAGGGCGACGACATCGCGGAGATCCTCGCGCTGCTCGGCTGCCGCCCGGTGTGGGACGACGCCTCGCGGCGGGTCACCGGCTTCGAGATCGTCCCGCTCGACGAGCTCGGCCGCCCCCGCATCGACGTCACGGTCCGCATCTCCGGGTTCTTCCGGGACGCGTTCCCGCACGTGGTCGGGCTGCTTGACGACGCCGTGCGGACGGTCGCCGAGCTGGACGAGCCCGCCGACCGGAACTTCGTGCGCAGGCACGCCGACGAGGACACCGCCGAGCACGGCGACAGGCGGCGCGCGACGGCCCGTATCTTCGGCTCCAAGCCGGGCGCGTACGGCGCGGGTCTGCTGCCGCTGATCGACGCCCGCAACTGGCGCTCGGACGCCGACCTCGCCGAGGTCTACGCGGTGTGGGGCGGCTACGCCTATGGGCGCGGGCTCGACGGACGGGCCGCGCGCGGGGACATGGAGACGGCCTTCCGGCGGATCGCAGTGGCGGCGAAGAACGTCGACACCCGCGAGCACGATCTCGTCGACGCCGACGACTACTTCCAGTACCACGGCGGCATGGTCGCGATGGTCCGCCATCTCACCGGGTCCTCCCCCGAGGCGTACGTCGGGGACTCGGCCGTCCCCGACCAGGTGAAGACCCGCACGCTGGGCGAGGAGACGCACCGGGTCTTCCGGGCCCGGGTGGTCAACCCGCGCTGGATGGCCGCGATGCGCCGGCACGGCTACAAGGGCGCCTTCGAGATGGCGGCGACCGTGGACTACCTGTTCGGGTACGACGCCACCGCCGGGGTCGTGGACGACTGGATGTACGAGAAGCTCAGCGCGGAGTACGTCTTCGACGCGGAGAACCGGGACTTCATGAAGAAGTCCAACCCCTGGGCGCTGCGTGGGATCACCGAACGGCTGCTGGAGGCCGCCGACCGCGGGCTGTGGGCCGAGCCGGACGCGGACACGCTGGAACGGCTGCGCGCCACCTACCTGGAGCTCGAAGGCGACTTGGAGGGCGACGACCAGTGAGTACCCCGTTCCCGTTCACGGCGGTGGTCGGCCAGGACGACCTGCGGCTCGCGCTGCTGCTGAACGCCGTCTCGCCCGCCGTCGGCGGTGTGCTGGTGCGCGGCGAGAAGGGCACCGCCAAGTCGACGGCGGTGCGCGCCCTTTCGGCGCTGCTGCCGGAGGTGGCGGTCGTGCCCGGCTGCCGGTTCTCCTGCGATCCGGCCGCCCCCGACCCGGCGTGCCCGGACGGTCCGCACGAGGCGCACGCGGCGGGCACCGGCGCGCAACGCCCGGCCCGCATGGTCGAGTTGCCGGTCGGCGCCTCCGAGGACCGGCTGGTGGGCGCCCTGGACATCGAGCGGGCGCTCGCCGAGGGCGTGAAGGCCTTCGAGCCCGGACTGCTGGCCGACGCGCACCGCGGCATCCTCTACGTCGACGAGGTCAACCTGCTCCACGACCACTTGGTCGACCTGCTGCTGGACGCGGCCGCGATGGGCGCCTCGTACGTGGAACGCGAGGGCGTCTCCGTACGGCACGCGGCGCGGTTCCTGCTCGTGGGGACGATGAACCCCGAAGAGGGCGAACTGCGGCCGCAGTTGCTCGACCGGTTCGGTCTCACCGTCGAGGTCACCGCCTCGCGCGAGCCCGACCAGCGGGTGGAGGTCGTACGGCGCAGGCTCGCCCACGACGACGACCCGGCCGGTTTCGCGACACGCTGGGCCGAGGAGGAGGCCGCCGTGCGGGCGCGGATCGTGGCGGCCCGGGCGCTGCTGCCCTCCGTGCGGCTCGGCGACGGGCCGCTGCGGCAGATCGCGGCGACCTGCGCGGCCTTCGAGGTCGACGGCATGCGCGCGGACATCGTGATGGCCAGGACCGCGACCGCGCTCGCCGCGTGGGCGGGGCGCACCGAGGTGATCGCCGAGGACGTGCGGCAGGCGGCCCTGCTCGCCCTGCCGCACCGGCGCCGCCGCAATCCCTTCGACGCCCCCGGACTCGACGAGGACAAGCTGGACGAGACGCTGGAGGAGTTCGCCGGCGAGGACGAAGGCGACCCCGATCCCGACTCCGACCCGGACGGCGGGGGTCCGGGCGGGGG
Proteins encoded:
- the cobN gene encoding cobaltochelatase subunit CobN, translating into MSTVLLLSTADTDLLAARASGAAYRIGNPTRVDVTGELPSLVEGADLAVVRLLGGKRAWEDGLAFLKAAGIPTVLLGGESVPDAELMAESSAPAGVVAEALRYLVEGGPANLGELARFLSDTVLLTGEGFEEPHRTAEFGVHGAFGYAEGRPTVGVLFYRAHELSGNTAFVDTLCEAIEARGANALPVYCGSLRGADPGLYEILGRADAIVATVLAAGGTHASQASAGGDEEAWDIGALADLDVPVLQGLCLTSSKAAWDASDAALSPMDAAMQVAIPEFDGRLITVPFSFKEQGPDDVPVYVADPERAARVAGIALRHAELKHKPNAEKKLGIVFTAYPTKHSRVGNAVGLDTPASAVRVLDALRDAGYALTQYPDNGDELIHRLIAAGGHDVEWLTEEQLAAAPARVPLADYRAWFDTLDPALREGMLEAWGEPPGSLYVDGDDIVLACLEFGNVVVMIQPPRGFGENPIAIYHDPDMPPSHHYMAAYRWLENSFGADAVVHMGKHGTMEWLPGKGLGLSGGCAPDAVLGELPLIYPFIVNDPGEGTQAKRRGHATVVDHLVPPMARADTYGDLAKLEQLLDEYALVSDLDPTKAPAVRAQIWTLVKAAELHHDLHVDEQPDDGDFDEFVMHIDGYLCEIKDVQIRDGLHILGGGPEAEPRVNLVLAVLRASQVWGGAANALPGLRAALAEHFGLVEKELLAEPGAPVKAPVELTDLVEGPARSAADAIDLLEQLCRRAALGMEERGWDTAAVPALVREVLGTELPDAVAVLEFACREVVPRLARTTDEIGHILKALDGGYVPAGPSGSPTRGLVNVLPTGRNFYSVDPKAIPSRLSWEVGQSLADSLVQRYLQDTGDYPTSVGLTVWGTSAMRTQGDDIAEILALLGCRPVWDDASRRVTGFEIVPLDELGRPRIDVTVRISGFFRDAFPHVVGLLDDAVRTVAELDEPADRNFVRRHADEDTAEHGDRRRATARIFGSKPGAYGAGLLPLIDARNWRSDADLAEVYAVWGGYAYGRGLDGRAARGDMETAFRRIAVAAKNVDTREHDLVDADDYFQYHGGMVAMVRHLTGSSPEAYVGDSAVPDQVKTRTLGEETHRVFRARVVNPRWMAAMRRHGYKGAFEMAATVDYLFGYDATAGVVDDWMYEKLSAEYVFDAENRDFMKKSNPWALRGITERLLEAADRGLWAEPDADTLERLRATYLELEGDLEGDDQ
- a CDS encoding putative cobaltochelatase, which gives rise to MSTPFPFTAVVGQDDLRLALLLNAVSPAVGGVLVRGEKGTAKSTAVRALSALLPEVAVVPGCRFSCDPAAPDPACPDGPHEAHAAGTGAQRPARMVELPVGASEDRLVGALDIERALAEGVKAFEPGLLADAHRGILYVDEVNLLHDHLVDLLLDAAAMGASYVEREGVSVRHAARFLLVGTMNPEEGELRPQLLDRFGLTVEVTASREPDQRVEVVRRRLAHDDDPAGFATRWAEEEAAVRARIVAARALLPSVRLGDGPLRQIAATCAAFEVDGMRADIVMARTATALAAWAGRTEVIAEDVRQAALLALPHRRRRNPFDAPGLDEDKLDETLEEFAGEDEGDPDPDSDPDGGGPGGGGGQPAPDSGPQDGDTGARPEAGEDGAPQASGGAEQSPVRAAEPFRTKALSVPGLGEGAAGRRSRARTEHGRTTGSRRPRGALTKLHLAATVQAAAPHQRARGRSGPGLVVRRDDLRQATREGREGNLVLFVVDASGSMAARQRMSAVKGAVLSLLLDAYQRRDKVGLVTFRGRDAQVALPPTSSVDAAAARLESLPTGGRTPLAAGLLTAHEVLRVERLRDPARRALVVVVTDGRATGGPEPVALSARAARLFAAEGVASVVVDCESGPVRLGLAGQLAGDLGGTAVTLGELRADAIAGLVKDVRGRAA